One Leisingera sp. M658 genomic window carries:
- a CDS encoding FAD-binding oxidoreductase: protein MVQAISLPRNEAGIAAAVETLKQRFGDQLQTGQAIRDQHGHTTTWITNQPPDAVVFPTSAEEVSEIIKVCAEYGVPVIPFGTGTSLEGHVNAPAGGICIDMMRMDRIIAVHAEDLDVVVQPGVTREQLNTNLRDQGLFFPIDPGANASLGGMAATRASGTNAVRYGTMKDNVLALEAVMADGGVIRTAQRARKSSAGYDMTSLLVGSEGTLGLITELTLKLQGIPEAVRSARCSFRTVDDACRAVMMTIQYGIPVARIELLDALSVRAANAYSGLDLPETPLLLLEFHGSDAGVVEQSDMFASIAEEFSGFDFAATSTAEERNKLWQARHDMYWASLQLRPGAKGISTDVCVPISRLAECVGAARDKAEGMGLMAPIVGHVGDGNFHALLLIDMDSGIERQKADDFVGWLNDLAISMDGTCTGEHGIGQGKRPYLQKELGKTTRYMAAVKAALDPENIMNPGKILEM, encoded by the coding sequence ATGGTGCAAGCCATCTCATTGCCCCGCAACGAGGCCGGGATTGCCGCCGCTGTGGAAACGCTGAAACAGCGGTTCGGCGATCAGCTGCAAACTGGCCAAGCCATCCGCGATCAGCACGGCCACACCACTACCTGGATCACCAACCAGCCCCCCGATGCAGTGGTCTTCCCCACCTCTGCGGAAGAAGTTTCCGAGATTATCAAGGTCTGCGCCGAATACGGCGTGCCGGTCATTCCCTTCGGCACCGGCACCTCTCTGGAAGGGCATGTGAACGCCCCCGCCGGCGGTATCTGCATCGACATGATGCGGATGGACAGGATTATCGCCGTCCATGCCGAAGACCTCGACGTGGTGGTGCAGCCCGGCGTCACCCGTGAACAGCTCAACACCAATCTGCGCGATCAGGGTCTGTTTTTCCCGATCGATCCCGGCGCCAATGCATCCTTGGGCGGGATGGCGGCGACGCGGGCCTCGGGCACCAATGCGGTGCGTTATGGCACCATGAAGGACAACGTGCTGGCGCTTGAGGCGGTGATGGCCGACGGCGGCGTGATCCGCACGGCGCAGCGGGCCAGGAAATCCTCGGCAGGTTATGACATGACTAGCCTGCTGGTCGGCTCCGAGGGCACCCTGGGCCTGATCACCGAGCTGACGCTGAAACTGCAGGGCATCCCCGAGGCGGTCCGCTCCGCCCGCTGCTCCTTCCGCACCGTGGACGACGCCTGCCGCGCGGTGATGATGACCATCCAATACGGCATCCCCGTTGCCCGCATCGAACTGCTGGATGCGCTCAGCGTGCGGGCGGCCAATGCCTATTCCGGCCTCGACCTGCCAGAGACGCCGCTGCTGCTGCTGGAATTCCACGGCTCGGACGCGGGCGTGGTGGAACAGTCGGACATGTTTGCCTCCATCGCCGAGGAATTCAGCGGCTTTGATTTCGCGGCAACCTCAACGGCGGAGGAGCGCAACAAGCTTTGGCAGGCGCGCCATGACATGTATTGGGCCAGCCTGCAGCTGCGCCCGGGCGCCAAGGGGATTTCGACCGATGTCTGCGTGCCGATCTCGCGCCTTGCGGAATGCGTCGGCGCCGCGCGGGACAAAGCCGAGGGCATGGGGCTGATGGCGCCGATTGTCGGCCATGTGGGCGACGGCAATTTTCACGCGCTGCTGCTGATTGATATGGACAGCGGGATCGAGCGGCAGAAGGCGGATGATTTTGTCGGCTGGCTCAACGATCTGGCGATCTCGATGGACGGCACCTGCACCGGCGAACACGGCATCGGCCAAGGCAAACGGCCCTATCTGCAAAAGGAGCTGGGCAAGACAACCCGTTACATGGCTGCGGTCAAGGCCGCACTGGACCCGGAGAACATCATGAATCCGGGCAAGATCCTGGAGATGTGA
- a CDS encoding FAD-dependent oxidoreductase: MKTQVKALVVGGGAVGTSIAYHLAKAGWEDVMLIERDELTSGSTWHAAGLLPLFNMSYATTHIHKYSVDFYKTLEEETGLNAGFAVVGNLRMAQTQERMDEYMLYASIAETCDVPYEWLTPDEIKARWPLIETSDLKGAIYHTEDGYINPADVTQAMAKGARQRGVEIVRKLQADEFHWTGTHWEVTCTKMVEKGGNLVESDEKVVITAEHVVTASGNHAQRTAKMLGIKMPAIPVEHTFIVMDKDPELVKWREAGNPEHPVVRDADNESYAREERGGWILGIYERGAPARFEHGVPDSFRADLFPLELDRIADQYMAMAERVPSCAESGLKDDFNGPICYTPDGNPLVGPAPGLRNMWLAEGFSFGITAAGGTGYYLAQMMVDGEAEIDMASLDPKRYSSNWMTTEFAARKNEECYEHVYILHHPDEERPAARPLRTAPAFDRQKARGAQFGWVNGWERPNYFGPVDAPENFDHDARSFRRGGWWQHAVDEAKAIREGVGLVDATAFTKHIVKGPGATQFLDWFTCNKLPKVGRINLTYALTVLGTTRTEYTIVRLKDDEYYLVSAGAWTEYDADFLKKAIADKEAEFGRIELQDVTTQWGVFAIAGPKSRDVLKEIINDADPETALSNKRFPWLSARQIELGMCPVNAIRVAYTGELGWELHHPMEMQNYLFDLLEKAGKKHGMKLVGARAQNWLRQEKSYRAFGNELGRDATPLEADLPRFIDLEKDFHGKEKLVETGVRVKCCTLLIDGPEDADPWGREALYAEDGTRVGRLTSGGYSVAFEKSIGMGYVKPEMAVEGTKLKVKIQDKLWDAVVTCDSPYDPKNETIRQNG, translated from the coding sequence ATGAAAACCCAAGTCAAAGCGCTTGTTGTTGGCGGCGGCGCCGTTGGCACCTCGATTGCCTATCACCTGGCCAAGGCCGGCTGGGAAGACGTCATGCTGATCGAGCGTGACGAGCTGACCTCCGGCTCGACCTGGCACGCAGCCGGCCTTCTGCCGCTGTTCAACATGTCCTATGCGACCACCCACATCCACAAGTACTCGGTCGATTTCTACAAGACCCTGGAAGAGGAAACCGGCCTGAACGCAGGTTTCGCCGTGGTCGGCAACCTGCGCATGGCGCAGACCCAGGAGCGCATGGACGAATACATGCTCTATGCCTCCATCGCGGAAACCTGCGACGTGCCCTATGAATGGCTGACCCCGGATGAGATCAAGGCGCGCTGGCCGCTGATCGAAACCTCCGACCTGAAGGGGGCGATCTACCACACCGAAGACGGCTATATTAACCCTGCGGACGTGACCCAGGCGATGGCCAAGGGCGCCCGTCAGCGCGGTGTTGAGATCGTTCGCAAGCTGCAGGCTGATGAATTCCACTGGACCGGCACCCACTGGGAAGTCACCTGCACCAAGATGGTGGAGAAGGGCGGCAACCTGGTTGAGAGCGACGAGAAGGTGGTGATCACCGCCGAGCATGTCGTGACCGCATCCGGCAACCACGCGCAGCGCACCGCCAAAATGCTGGGCATCAAGATGCCGGCGATCCCGGTCGAGCACACCTTCATCGTCATGGACAAGGACCCCGAGCTGGTCAAATGGCGCGAAGCTGGCAACCCCGAGCATCCCGTGGTGCGCGACGCCGACAATGAATCCTATGCCCGCGAAGAGCGCGGCGGCTGGATCCTGGGGATCTATGAGCGCGGCGCGCCCGCACGTTTCGAACACGGTGTGCCGGACAGCTTCCGCGCCGACCTGTTCCCGCTGGAGCTGGACCGGATTGCCGATCAGTACATGGCGATGGCGGAACGGGTGCCCTCTTGCGCCGAATCCGGCCTCAAGGACGACTTCAACGGTCCGATCTGCTACACCCCCGACGGCAACCCGCTGGTCGGCCCGGCACCGGGCCTGCGCAACATGTGGCTGGCGGAAGGTTTCTCCTTTGGCATCACCGCTGCTGGGGGCACCGGCTACTATCTGGCGCAGATGATGGTGGACGGCGAAGCCGAGATCGACATGGCGTCGCTCGACCCCAAACGCTATTCCTCCAACTGGATGACCACCGAGTTCGCGGCCCGCAAGAACGAAGAGTGCTATGAGCACGTCTATATCCTGCACCATCCGGACGAAGAGCGCCCGGCAGCCCGCCCGCTTCGCACCGCGCCTGCGTTCGACCGTCAGAAAGCCCGCGGCGCACAGTTCGGCTGGGTCAACGGCTGGGAACGCCCGAACTACTTCGGCCCCGTCGATGCGCCTGAGAACTTCGACCACGATGCCCGCTCCTTCCGCCGCGGCGGCTGGTGGCAGCATGCCGTGGACGAAGCCAAGGCAATCCGCGAAGGTGTTGGCTTGGTCGACGCAACCGCGTTCACCAAGCACATCGTCAAGGGCCCCGGTGCCACTCAGTTCCTGGACTGGTTCACCTGCAACAAACTGCCCAAGGTCGGCCGCATCAACCTGACCTATGCGCTGACCGTTCTTGGCACCACCCGGACTGAGTACACCATCGTCCGCCTGAAGGACGACGAGTATTACCTGGTGTCCGCTGGCGCCTGGACCGAATACGACGCCGACTTCCTGAAGAAGGCGATCGCGGACAAGGAAGCTGAGTTCGGCCGTATCGAGCTGCAGGACGTGACCACCCAGTGGGGCGTGTTTGCGATTGCCGGTCCGAAATCGCGCGACGTGCTGAAAGAGATCATCAACGACGCCGATCCGGAAACCGCGCTGTCCAACAAGCGTTTCCCCTGGCTGTCGGCCCGTCAGATCGAACTGGGCATGTGCCCGGTCAATGCGATCCGTGTGGCGTATACAGGTGAACTCGGCTGGGAACTGCACCACCCGATGGAGATGCAGAACTACCTGTTTGATCTGCTGGAAAAAGCCGGTAAGAAGCACGGTATGAAACTGGTGGGTGCGCGCGCCCAGAACTGGCTGCGCCAGGAGAAATCCTATCGCGCCTTTGGCAACGAACTGGGCCGCGATGCGACCCCGCTGGAAGCCGACCTGCCGCGCTTTATCGACCTGGAGAAGGACTTCCACGGCAAGGAGAAACTGGTCGAGACCGGCGTGCGCGTGAAATGCTGTACCCTGCTGATCGACGGCCCCGAAGACGCCGATCCCTGGGGCCGCGAGGCGCTGTACGCCGAGGATGGCACCCGTGTGGGCCGTCTGACCTCGGGCGGCTATTCGGTGGCCTTCGAGAAATCCATCGGCATGGGCTATGTAAAGCCCGAGATGGCGGTGGAAGGCACCAAGCTGAAGGTCAAGATCCAGGACAAGCTGTGGGACGCGGTTGTGACCTGCGACAGCCCCTATGACCCGAAGAACGAGACCATCCGCCAGAACGGGTGA
- a CDS encoding matrixin family metalloprotease yields the protein MAARKTQSSRIEELEDRIDDLEEQLGQDPDGYGRSGSAPQVCSLPVLPERAFDAGVSSDRQRAILATGDKWVNGTNIHYFLFSSGLFGGASDQRAVVQQAFQVWKDLGIGLNFTEVTDIRDAELRIGFLRNDGSWSYIGTVALRLGQQERTMNFGWDLTQAGPNGLDTAIHEIGHALGLKHEHQNPNAGIVWNRQAVYDYFARTQNPPWDEETTDHNILNKLDPATVDGTEWDPDSVMHYAFAAGLINQPPEFRGGLEPAAGLSQKDKEVIRRFYPPIGAAALPQLIPFKSEQLALMPGEQKNFAVIPDHSRDYTFSTFGLSDTVMVLFEDIDGTPVYVEGDDDSGFNRNARFTVRLIKDRSYKLRIRLYYDWAAGDAAVMMW from the coding sequence ATGGCCGCTCGCAAAACCCAATCCAGCCGCATCGAGGAACTGGAAGACCGGATTGACGACTTAGAGGAACAGCTTGGCCAGGACCCGGACGGCTATGGCCGTTCCGGCAGCGCGCCTCAGGTCTGCTCGCTGCCGGTGCTGCCGGAACGTGCATTTGATGCCGGAGTATCTTCCGACCGGCAGCGGGCGATACTGGCGACCGGCGATAAATGGGTCAATGGCACCAATATCCACTATTTCCTGTTTTCCAGCGGGTTGTTTGGCGGTGCCAGCGACCAGCGGGCCGTTGTGCAGCAGGCGTTTCAGGTTTGGAAGGATCTGGGTATTGGCCTGAATTTCACCGAGGTGACCGATATCCGGGATGCAGAACTGCGCATCGGGTTCCTGCGCAACGATGGCTCATGGTCCTACATCGGCACCGTGGCGCTGCGTTTGGGCCAGCAAGAGCGCACCATGAATTTCGGCTGGGACCTTACCCAGGCCGGCCCGAACGGGCTGGACACAGCCATCCATGAGATCGGCCACGCGCTTGGGTTGAAACACGAACACCAAAACCCCAACGCGGGTATCGTCTGGAACCGCCAGGCGGTGTACGACTACTTTGCCCGCACGCAGAACCCGCCCTGGGACGAGGAAACGACCGACCACAACATTCTGAACAAACTCGACCCGGCGACGGTCGACGGAACGGAATGGGATCCCGACTCGGTCATGCACTATGCCTTTGCCGCCGGCCTGATCAACCAGCCGCCGGAATTCCGCGGCGGGCTTGAGCCTGCAGCGGGGCTTTCGCAAAAGGACAAAGAGGTGATCCGCCGCTTCTATCCGCCAATCGGCGCGGCGGCGCTGCCGCAGCTCATCCCGTTCAAATCCGAGCAGCTGGCCCTTATGCCCGGCGAGCAGAAGAATTTTGCAGTGATCCCGGACCATTCGCGTGATTACACATTTTCAACCTTCGGATTGTCCGACACGGTTATGGTGCTGTTTGAGGATATTGACGGCACCCCGGTCTATGTGGAGGGCGACGATGACAGCGGCTTTAACCGCAACGCCCGTTTCACCGTACGGCTGATAAAAGACCGGAGCTACAAATTGCGTATCCGTCTTTACTATGACTGGGCTGCAGGCGATGCGGCTGTCATGATGTGGTGA
- a CDS encoding HD domain-containing protein has product MLDKSHKPTWTSFEDATPEDWAAVEKYEEAYNAALPDRILDAIRSLDEDWTPYPVNRYQHSLQAATRAHEDGADDEIIVAALVHDTGDILSPYNHGELSAAMMKPYVSEKTYWILKHHCVFQGFYYNHHFGGDRNARDKYRDSPHWEDCRYFCEKYDQCAFDPHYPTKPLEFFEPILRRVLSRGWGHMELAETAEE; this is encoded by the coding sequence ATGCTGGACAAAAGCCACAAGCCAACCTGGACCAGTTTCGAAGACGCCACGCCCGAAGACTGGGCCGCAGTGGAGAAATACGAGGAGGCCTATAACGCCGCCCTGCCCGACCGGATCCTGGACGCGATCCGCTCACTGGACGAGGACTGGACCCCCTACCCGGTGAACCGTTACCAGCACTCGCTGCAGGCGGCGACCCGCGCGCATGAAGACGGCGCCGATGACGAAATCATCGTGGCCGCCCTGGTGCATGACACCGGCGATATCCTGTCGCCCTATAACCATGGCGAGCTGTCAGCGGCGATGATGAAACCCTATGTCAGCGAGAAAACCTATTGGATCCTCAAACATCACTGCGTGTTTCAGGGGTTTTACTACAACCATCATTTCGGCGGCGACCGCAACGCCCGCGACAAATACCGTGACAGCCCCCATTGGGAGGACTGCCGGTATTTCTGCGAAAAATACGATCAATGCGCCTTTGATCCGCACTATCCGACCAAGCCGCTGGAGTTCTTCGAGCCGATCCTGCGCCGGGTTTTGTCGCGCGGCTGGGGCCATATGGAGCTGGCAGAGACGGCGGAGGAATAA
- a CDS encoding LysR family transcriptional regulator, whose amino-acid sequence MQINAFETFLAIEAAGSFHAAARRLHITQTAVSARIKALEEALGASLFERGPGGTRLSAAGRQFLPYAEQMMRTWEFVSGDLRESLAGRVSLRLGAQLSVWDPLLVDVAVWLEQAQGTVPFTLNYDHGLNMGEAVARRLLDLAIVNEVPAGTRLGVEELPPEELVLVSDQQLRLGRDALPLFINLEFGSEYAAQVQQVLPQRSRQHIVLGNAPMGLRYLMKRGGMGYFPAYMAAGALAAGQIHRVEGAPPIQLSCKVLYLPDNPALEQIRQVLQGLREVRTQNSGAEIPPENRWSPG is encoded by the coding sequence ATGCAGATCAACGCTTTTGAGACCTTTCTGGCTATTGAGGCCGCCGGCAGTTTTCACGCTGCGGCGCGGCGGCTGCACATCACCCAGACCGCGGTCAGCGCCCGCATCAAGGCGCTGGAGGAGGCGCTGGGCGCCAGCCTGTTTGAACGCGGGCCGGGCGGCACCCGGCTGTCTGCGGCGGGCCGGCAGTTTCTGCCCTATGCCGAGCAGATGATGCGGACCTGGGAGTTTGTTTCCGGCGATTTGCGGGAAAGCCTGGCAGGACGGGTTTCATTGCGGCTGGGGGCGCAGCTGTCGGTTTGGGATCCTCTGCTGGTCGATGTGGCCGTCTGGCTGGAGCAGGCGCAGGGCACCGTGCCGTTCACGCTGAACTATGATCACGGGCTCAACATGGGTGAAGCGGTGGCGCGCAGGCTGCTGGATCTGGCAATTGTGAACGAGGTTCCCGCAGGCACAAGGCTGGGGGTAGAGGAGCTGCCGCCGGAGGAGCTGGTTCTGGTGTCGGACCAGCAGTTGCGGCTGGGCCGGGACGCATTGCCGCTGTTCATCAACCTGGAGTTCGGCAGCGAATATGCGGCGCAGGTGCAGCAAGTGCTGCCGCAGCGCAGCCGCCAGCATATTGTGCTGGGTAACGCCCCGATGGGCTTGCGCTATCTGATGAAGCGGGGCGGCATGGGGTATTTTCCTGCCTATATGGCGGCGGGGGCGCTGGCGGCCGGGCAGATCCACAGGGTCGAGGGCGCGCCGCCAATCCAACTGAGCTGCAAGGTGCTGTACCTGCCGGACAACCCGGCGCTGGAGCAGATCCGCCAGGTCTTGCAAGGGCTGCGGGAGGTGCGCACTCAAAATTCCGGCGCGGAAATTCCGCCGGAAAACAGGTGGTCTCCGGGCTGA
- a CDS encoding carboxymuconolactone decarboxylase family protein, with protein sequence MDWHGKLNETRKGLRNLNGAIPEAAQAFGALGKAVKQGGVLEFKQKEFVALGIAVALRCEDCIGLHVEALVKSGASRAEVGDVLAMSIQMGGGPAMMYAAKAMDCFDQLTR encoded by the coding sequence ATGGACTGGCACGGCAAACTGAATGAGACCCGCAAGGGTCTGCGCAATCTGAACGGCGCCATCCCCGAAGCCGCGCAGGCCTTCGGCGCCCTTGGCAAGGCTGTGAAACAGGGCGGCGTGCTGGAGTTCAAGCAAAAGGAATTTGTGGCCCTTGGCATAGCGGTGGCCCTGCGCTGCGAGGATTGCATCGGTTTGCATGTGGAGGCGCTGGTCAAGTCGGGGGCAAGCCGGGCGGAAGTCGGCGACGTGCTGGCGATGTCGATCCAGATGGGCGGCGGACCGGCAATGATGTATGCGGCCAAGGCGATGGACTGTTTCGATCAGCTGACCCGCTGA
- a CDS encoding class I SAM-dependent methyltransferase gives MPVRSVPGSASVAAPEDGKLFAPAAARNSDVLCDLLARVAPAQGRALELASGTGQHIAAYAARLPGLMWQPSEAEAARLTSIRAYADEAGLANIAPPVPLDATALGWGAKHPGQTLIVLVNLLHLISEDEAKTLISEAAAALAPGGRFVIYGPFLRGGGLTSEGDRTFHASLTAHDPQIGYKDDFDTIGWLHSNGLELLHAVEMPANNLALIAEKPRL, from the coding sequence ATGCCGGTGCGCTCTGTTCCCGGATCAGCCTCGGTGGCGGCACCAGAGGATGGCAAGCTGTTCGCCCCTGCCGCCGCCCGCAACAGCGATGTGCTGTGCGATCTGCTGGCCAGAGTTGCCCCGGCACAGGGCCGCGCACTGGAACTGGCCAGCGGCACCGGCCAGCATATTGCGGCCTATGCCGCCCGCCTGCCCGGCCTGATGTGGCAGCCCAGCGAAGCGGAGGCGGCCCGGCTTACCAGTATCCGGGCCTATGCCGATGAAGCGGGCCTGGCGAACATCGCCCCGCCCGTGCCGCTGGATGCAACCGCCCTAGGCTGGGGTGCAAAGCACCCCGGCCAGACCCTGATTGTACTGGTGAACCTGCTGCATCTGATCAGCGAAGATGAAGCGAAAACCCTCATCTCTGAGGCCGCCGCCGCCCTCGCCCCCGGCGGACGCTTTGTGATCTACGGACCCTTCCTGCGCGGCGGCGGGCTGACCAGCGAAGGCGACCGGACCTTTCACGCCAGCCTCACCGCCCACGACCCGCAGATCGGCTACAAGGACGATTTCGACACTATCGGCTGGCTGCACAGCAACGGGTTGGAGCTGCTGCATGCGGTCGAGATGCCCGCCAACAACCTTGCGCTGATTGCGGAAAAACCACGCCTCTGA
- a CDS encoding FAD-binding oxidoreductase, with protein sequence MQDFIVIGGGMAGTSAAARLADLGSVTLLEMEDALGYHSSGRSAALFEENYGHGPTIDLNRASAAYLRDGGYLSPRGLMLVGTKDDAEGFARDVDELQMATLELDEARAMIPILNPDTVGFAAVSGAAEDIDTDRMLQDFAKTLRAAGGQIVTKTPVTAITRSASGWEVTAGGQTYQARKLVNAAGAWADQVAALAGVKTIGLQPKRRSMARLPAPGGHDVSGWPMMIGVGETWYAKPDAGKLLVSPADTDPVDPHDAYADDMVLAEGLARYEEMVTEPVTRVESNFAGLRSFVADGTLVLGPDPEQPDFIWCAAQGGYGIMTAPSASQLIADLTAGRTPVLDASAVAALSPARLR encoded by the coding sequence ATGCAGGATTTCATCGTCATCGGCGGCGGCATGGCCGGCACCAGCGCCGCCGCCCGGCTTGCAGACCTTGGCAGCGTTACCCTGCTGGAGATGGAGGATGCGCTTGGCTACCATTCCTCGGGCCGCTCCGCTGCTTTGTTCGAGGAAAACTACGGCCACGGCCCCACCATCGACCTGAACCGCGCCAGCGCCGCCTATTTGCGCGACGGCGGCTACCTGTCGCCGCGCGGGCTGATGCTGGTGGGGACCAAGGACGATGCCGAGGGCTTTGCCCGCGACGTGGATGAGCTGCAGATGGCTACGCTGGAGCTGGACGAGGCCCGCGCCATGATTCCTATCCTGAACCCCGATACCGTCGGCTTTGCCGCCGTCAGCGGCGCGGCCGAGGATATCGACACCGACCGGATGCTGCAGGATTTCGCCAAAACCTTGCGCGCCGCCGGCGGGCAGATCGTGACCAAGACGCCGGTTACCGCCATCACCCGCTCTGCGTCAGGCTGGGAGGTCACTGCGGGCGGCCAGACCTATCAGGCCCGCAAGCTGGTCAACGCGGCGGGCGCCTGGGCGGATCAGGTTGCGGCACTGGCGGGTGTGAAAACCATCGGCCTGCAGCCCAAACGCCGCTCGATGGCGCGGCTGCCTGCGCCGGGCGGGCATGACGTCAGCGGCTGGCCGATGATGATCGGTGTCGGTGAAACCTGGTACGCCAAACCCGACGCGGGCAAGCTGTTGGTCTCCCCCGCCGATACCGACCCGGTGGACCCGCATGACGCCTATGCCGACGACATGGTGCTGGCCGAGGGACTGGCGCGCTACGAGGAAATGGTGACCGAGCCGGTGACGCGGGTCGAAAGCAACTTTGCCGGGCTGCGCAGTTTTGTGGCCGACGGCACCCTGGTGCTGGGCCCGGACCCGGAGCAGCCGGATTTCATCTGGTGTGCGGCCCAGGGCGGCTATGGCATCATGACCGCCCCCTCCGCCTCGCAGCTGATTGCCGATCTGACGGCAGGCCGCACGCCGGTACTGGATGCGTCCGCCGTCGCGGCCCTGTCGCCTGCAAGGCTGCGCTGA
- a CDS encoding aldo/keto reductase, with the protein MTQNLTSTDGTPASRFAFGCMQFGGRADEAQSARMYAACRTAGISHFDTAWIYTGGRSEEILGRLIREEREQLLIATKAGYTGGAGAANIRTQFDESRRRLGLDMVDVLYLHRFDPHTGLRETMDCFAALKDEGLIRYAALSNFAAWQVMKAQMAGLASGTAVDILQPMYSLVKRQAEVEILPMCADQGITAAPYSPLGGGLLTGKYAAGGSGRITEDKGYRTRYGLAFMHEAAQALTALAADHGTDPATLAVAWAAAHPSRPVPIISARTVQQLQPSLAALDFAMDPDLYQAIEALSPRPAPATDRLEEQD; encoded by the coding sequence ATGACGCAGAATCTGACTTCCACCGATGGCACCCCCGCGAGCCGCTTTGCCTTTGGCTGCATGCAATTCGGCGGCCGCGCCGATGAGGCGCAATCGGCCCGGATGTACGCCGCCTGCCGCACCGCTGGCATCAGCCACTTTGACACCGCCTGGATCTATACGGGTGGCCGCTCGGAGGAGATCCTGGGCCGCCTGATCCGGGAGGAGCGCGAGCAGCTGCTGATCGCCACCAAGGCCGGCTATACCGGCGGTGCCGGCGCCGCGAACATCCGCACTCAGTTTGACGAAAGCCGCCGCCGGCTGGGGCTGGACATGGTCGATGTGCTCTACCTGCATCGGTTTGATCCGCATACCGGCCTGCGCGAAACCATGGACTGTTTTGCGGCCCTCAAAGACGAAGGGCTGATCCGATATGCGGCGCTGTCGAACTTTGCTGCATGGCAAGTGATGAAGGCGCAGATGGCGGGCCTTGCCTCCGGCACCGCCGTGGACATCCTGCAGCCGATGTATTCGCTGGTGAAGCGCCAGGCTGAAGTGGAAATCCTGCCGATGTGCGCTGATCAGGGCATAACCGCCGCCCCCTATTCCCCGCTGGGCGGCGGGCTGCTGACCGGCAAATACGCCGCCGGCGGCAGCGGCCGCATCACCGAGGACAAAGGCTACCGCACCCGCTACGGGCTGGCCTTCATGCATGAAGCCGCCCAAGCCCTGACCGCTCTGGCAGCGGATCATGGAACCGATCCCGCCACTCTGGCCGTTGCCTGGGCCGCAGCGCATCCCAGCCGCCCTGTGCCGATCATCTCCGCCCGCACTGTCCAGCAGCTGCAACCCTCGCTGGCGGCGTTGGATTTCGCTATGGACCCGGACCTTTACCAAGCAATTGAAGCACTCAGCCCCCGGCCCGCACCCGCGACCGACCGGCTGGAAGAACAGGATTAG
- a CDS encoding BMP family ABC transporter substrate-binding protein → MKLTKLLTSAAMALGLAAGAAMADTTKVGFVYVGPVGDGGWTYEHDQGRKAVEAEFGDKVETVYVENVAEGPDAERVMTQMALEGADLIFTTSFGYMDPTINVAKKFPNVKFEHATGYKRADNVSTYSARFYEGRAVQGTIAGHMTESNVVGYIGSYPIPEVVRGINSAYIHAKKVNPDVQFKIVWAFTWFDPAKEADAAKVLIEQGADVILQHTDSTAPQAAAQAAGNVITFGQASDMAEYGPKPRVSSIIDDWAPYYIARTKAVIDGNWESVDTWDGIGAGMVGIGEISDAVPADVKAAALAIKESIANGSYHPFTGPIKKQDGSDWLAEGETADDGTLAGMNFYVEGLEGDIPQ, encoded by the coding sequence ATGAAACTGACCAAACTTCTGACCAGCGCCGCGATGGCGCTTGGCCTGGCCGCCGGTGCGGCGATGGCCGACACCACCAAAGTGGGTTTTGTCTATGTCGGCCCCGTCGGCGACGGCGGCTGGACCTATGAGCACGACCAGGGCCGCAAAGCGGTTGAGGCTGAATTCGGCGACAAGGTCGAAACTGTGTACGTGGAAAACGTCGCCGAAGGCCCGGATGCCGAGCGGGTTATGACCCAGATGGCGCTGGAGGGCGCCGACCTGATCTTCACCACCTCCTTCGGCTACATGGACCCGACCATCAACGTCGCCAAGAAGTTCCCGAACGTGAAGTTCGAGCACGCCACCGGCTATAAACGCGCCGACAACGTCTCGACCTATTCCGCCCGCTTTTACGAGGGCCGTGCAGTACAGGGCACCATCGCGGGCCACATGACTGAAAGCAACGTGGTCGGCTACATCGGCTCATATCCGATCCCGGAAGTGGTGCGGGGCATCAACTCCGCCTATATCCACGCCAAGAAGGTGAACCCCGACGTCCAGTTCAAGATCGTCTGGGCCTTCACCTGGTTCGACCCGGCGAAAGAGGCAGATGCCGCCAAGGTGCTGATCGAACAGGGTGCCGACGTGATCCTGCAGCACACCGACTCCACCGCGCCGCAGGCCGCCGCACAGGCCGCAGGCAATGTGATCACCTTCGGCCAGGCCTCCGACATGGCGGAATACGGTCCCAAGCCGCGGGTGTCTTCAATTATCGACGACTGGGCGCCCTACTACATCGCCCGCACCAAGGCGGTGATCGACGGCAACTGGGAGTCGGTTGACACCTGGGACGGCATCGGCGCCGGCATGGTTGGCATCGGCGAGATTTCCGACGCGGTACCGGCGGATGTGAAAGCCGCCGCGCTGGCAATCAAGGAGTCCATTGCAAACGGCTCCTACCACCCGTTCACCGGCCCGATCAAAAAGCAGGACGGCTCGGACTGGCTGGCTGAGGGCGAGACCGCAGACGACGGCACCCTGGCTGGCATGAACTTCTATGTCGAAGGCTTGGAAGGCGACATCCCGCAGTAA